One stretch of Chroococcidiopsis sp. CCMEE 29 DNA includes these proteins:
- a CDS encoding PAS domain S-box protein, whose translation MIHLDRFIAPLMQVVIENAGAETGALVLLEEDQLTVVAQCSRSRECDLEKLAVADCATIPASVIHLVERTQETLVLDDAVSESSFLTDLYIQNQQTRSLLCMPILKQSELIGILYLENNLSAGVFTRDRLQVLKLLMAQAAISLENARLYERLADYAETLERKVEERTQALQQEIAERQQTEAALRQSEANYRNLLQTANSIIIRYDPQGRIRYINDYGVKLLGYEEHEILGRSLFETIIPEAELSGRDMRPFVHDLLRNPQSYPQGEGENLCRDGRRVWVVWSNQAIFNEQGEVVEILSVGNDTTQRRQAEEALQRSEAKFRAIFENSQVGIFRTRFSDELILNANQRLANLLGFDSPEEIIGLEHSIGYFVNPSDRQQAIELLKRDGEVRSFEAQLRKRDGTQFWGLFSSYLNAGDDYIEGVIADISDRKRAEVALQTSEERLRLALTAANQGLYDINIKTEEIVVNPEYASMLGYDPATFHTTKYEWIESVHPDDRESVVAAYHACITGEVPNYQAEFRHRTQDGQWKWILSVGKIVTWNESGEPIRVLGVFTDIDDRKRAEAVLRQSEAQFREQAILSAFRADVDNALAQSDSLPLMLHRCAEAVVKHLNAAFARIWTINKDQNVLELQASAGMYTRLDGTYSRVSMNSLKLGRIAQESFPLLINNVFDESFVDQEWAEREGIVAFAGYPILLDEQLVGVIAMFARQSIPMSHFEALGFAAREMALGIKRKQAEAALQASEAELRALFSAIPDPLCIFTAEGQLICAIKGNPSYGEEYTGKTLHQLYAQEQADEFLNYIQQVVRTQKVLTVEYRQWIAGREIWFSARIAPIQHEQVIWLARDITPQKQAEAASILEERNRMAREIHDTLAQAFTGILAQVGAANQVLTDDLEATGGHLDLIKELARTGLTEARRSVVALRPQLLEEGSLQSALHRLVAQLRTAAMDTTLYYEIEGAVYSLPTEVESNLLRIGQEALTNATRHANADEIRVELVYDRDQVCLRVKDNGQGFGVGSIPSSEGFGLLGMSERAERIGAQLTIRSQPGQGTEIIVTVNP comes from the coding sequence ATCATCCATCTCGATCGATTCATTGCCCCGTTGATGCAGGTGGTAATCGAAAATGCAGGAGCCGAAACTGGCGCTCTGGTTCTCCTGGAAGAGGATCAACTCACAGTGGTGGCTCAATGCAGCAGAAGTAGAGAGTGTGACCTAGAAAAGCTTGCTGTTGCTGACTGTGCAACGATTCCTGCCTCTGTCATTCACTTAGTAGAACGCACTCAAGAAACTTTAGTACTTGATGATGCAGTCAGCGAATCGTCCTTTTTAACTGATTTGTATATTCAGAACCAACAGACGCGATCGCTCCTCTGTATGCCAATTCTCAAGCAAAGTGAGCTTATTGGCATCCTTTATCTGGAGAACAATCTCAGTGCCGGAGTGTTTACCCGCGATCGCTTGCAAGTTCTTAAACTGTTGATGGCTCAGGCAGCAATTTCACTGGAGAATGCTCGGTTGTATGAACGGTTAGCAGACTATGCCGAAACACTGGAACGGAAGGTAGAAGAGCGCACTCAAGCCTTACAGCAGGAGATCGCGGAACGTCAACAAACCGAAGCCGCATTGAGACAAAGTGAAGCAAATTATCGCAATCTGCTGCAAACCGCGAATTCCATCATCATTCGCTATGATCCGCAAGGACGAATTCGCTACATCAACGATTATGGGGTGAAATTGTTGGGCTATGAAGAACATGAGATTTTAGGGCGGAGCTTATTTGAAACCATCATTCCAGAAGCCGAACTTTCTGGACGCGATATGAGACCCTTTGTCCATGATTTACTTCGCAATCCTCAATCGTACCCGCAAGGCGAGGGTGAAAACCTGTGTCGAGACGGGCGGCGAGTTTGGGTTGTTTGGTCGAATCAAGCCATCTTCAATGAACAGGGAGAGGTCGTTGAAATCTTATCGGTGGGCAATGACACCACCCAGCGTAGACAAGCAGAAGAGGCATTACAACGCAGTGAAGCCAAGTTCCGAGCTATCTTTGAAAACTCACAGGTCGGCATCTTCCGAACCCGCTTCTCGGATGAATTAATTCTCAATGCCAATCAACGCCTTGCCAATCTGTTGGGCTTTGATTCACCGGAGGAGATTATTGGGCTGGAACACAGCATCGGCTATTTTGTAAATCCCAGCGATCGCCAACAAGCCATTGAGTTGCTGAAGCGTGATGGGGAAGTGCGAAGCTTTGAAGCACAGCTGCGAAAACGAGATGGCACACAGTTTTGGGGACTTTTCTCTTCTTATCTGAATGCAGGCGATGACTACATCGAAGGCGTGATTGCGGATATTAGCGATCGCAAACGAGCAGAAGTCGCTCTACAAACGAGTGAAGAACGACTACGCTTAGCATTAACCGCTGCAAATCAAGGACTCTACGATATCAATATCAAAACTGAAGAAATCGTGGTTAACCCAGAATACGCTTCAATGCTGGGCTACGATCCAGCAACATTTCACACAACCAAATACGAGTGGATTGAGAGTGTGCATCCTGACGACAGAGAATCAGTGGTTGCAGCTTACCATGCTTGTATTACTGGAGAAGTCCCCAACTATCAAGCAGAGTTTCGCCATCGTACCCAGGATGGTCAGTGGAAATGGATTCTTTCTGTCGGCAAAATTGTTACCTGGAATGAATCTGGTGAACCCATCCGAGTGCTGGGAGTTTTTACGGATATCGACGATCGCAAACGGGCAGAAGCGGTGTTGCGCCAGTCCGAGGCTCAGTTTCGAGAACAGGCAATCCTCTCCGCTTTTCGTGCCGATGTGGACAATGCCCTTGCTCAAAGTGATAGTTTACCCTTGATGCTGCATCGCTGTGCAGAAGCCGTTGTTAAGCACTTGAATGCGGCATTTGCTCGAATTTGGACAATCAATAAAGACCAGAATGTTTTGGAGTTACAAGCCAGTGCGGGAATGTATACCCGTCTTGACGGTACCTACAGTCGAGTTTCCATGAATAGCCTGAAACTTGGACGAATTGCTCAAGAAAGCTTTCCACTGTTGATCAACAATGTGTTTGATGAGTCATTTGTTGATCAAGAATGGGCAGAGCGAGAAGGTATTGTGGCATTTGCAGGCTATCCGATCCTGCTGGATGAGCAGTTGGTTGGCGTGATCGCGATGTTTGCTCGACAATCCATTCCGATGTCTCACTTTGAGGCATTGGGGTTTGCCGCTCGCGAGATGGCATTGGGAATTAAACGCAAGCAAGCAGAAGCAGCATTGCAAGCCTCTGAAGCAGAACTGCGAGCGCTCTTTTCAGCCATTCCCGATCCGCTGTGTATCTTCACTGCTGAAGGGCAATTGATCTGTGCAATCAAAGGAAATCCATCCTATGGAGAGGAGTATACTGGCAAAACACTGCATCAACTCTATGCTCAGGAACAAGCTGATGAATTCCTGAATTATATTCAGCAGGTGGTGAGAACCCAAAAAGTCCTCACCGTTGAATACCGCCAGTGGATCGCTGGACGAGAAATCTGGTTTTCGGCTCGCATTGCCCCGATTCAGCACGAACAGGTGATTTGGCTGGCGCGAGATATCACACCACAAAAGCAAGCAGAAGCAGCCTCGATTTTGGAAGAACGTAACCGCATGGCACGCGAAATTCACGACACACTCGCTCAGGCGTTTACAGGCATTCTGGCTCAGGTAGGAGCGGCAAACCAGGTGCTAACGGATGATTTAGAAGCAACTGGGGGACACCTGGATCTGATTAAAGAATTGGCACGAACTGGACTGACTGAAGCTCGGAGATCGGTGGTAGCGCTCCGTCCTCAGCTTTTAGAGGAAGGCAGTTTACAGAGCGCCCTACATCGTCTCGTCGCTCAACTCAGAACTGCCGCAATGGATACCACTTTATATTATGAGATCGAGGGTGCAGTGTATTCTCTACCGACTGAAGTTGAGAGTAACCTGCTGCGAATTGGGCAGGAAGCATTAACGAATGCGACCAGACACGCCAATGCCGATGAAATTCGAGTCGAGCTAGTCTACGATCGCGATCAAGTTTGCTTGCGTGTGAAAGACAATGGACAGGGCTTTGGAGTTGGGAGTATTCCATCTTCTGAGGGTTTTGGCTTACTCGGCATGAGCGAACGGGCAGAGCGCATCGGCGCACAACTCACGATTCGGAGTCAACCTGGACAAGGAACAGAAATTATCGTCACCGTCAACCCTTGA
- a CDS encoding RidA family protein: MRKQLINPPQRYDGRPHGLSHAVVDTAMGTVYISGQVDWDMNHQVSSHTVEGQLSKALTNLTIVLDAAGSSIENLLNVRIYIRGEFGEFLEDIAPILTQYLGESRPALTGIGVASLASPETLVEVEATAVLK, encoded by the coding sequence ATGAGAAAGCAACTGATTAATCCACCACAACGCTATGATGGCAGACCGCATGGATTGTCCCATGCCGTTGTCGATACCGCAATGGGTACTGTCTACATTTCTGGTCAGGTTGACTGGGACATGAACCACCAAGTTTCAAGCCATACCGTCGAGGGGCAACTCTCAAAGGCGCTGACGAACCTAACCATCGTCTTGGATGCAGCGGGAAGCTCGATCGAGAATCTGCTTAACGTTCGCATTTACATTCGGGGTGAATTTGGAGAATTTCTTGAGGATATCGCACCGATTCTGACGCAATATCTGGGAGAGTCGCGCCCAGCACTGACTGGCATTGGCGTTGCCTCACTCGCTTCTCCAGAAACATTGGTGGAGGTTGAGGCAACAGCAGTACTGAAGTAA
- a CDS encoding type II toxin-antitoxin system RelE/ParE family toxin, which translates to MTEKPRSLVWLGNSLDNLRAFPEAVQKDVGDDLQVVQWGGTPSSAKPFKSVGSGVYELVERYDTNAYRVVYAVKLGMKIYVLHAFQKKAKTGIKTPQPDVDLIRRQYDLAVKIAKQEQGK; encoded by the coding sequence ATGACGGAAAAGCCGCGTTCCCTAGTTTGGTTGGGCAATTCTTTGGACAATCTGCGAGCGTTTCCTGAAGCGGTGCAAAAGGATGTGGGGGATGATCTGCAGGTTGTTCAATGGGGTGGGACACCTTCCAGCGCCAAGCCTTTCAAGAGTGTTGGCTCTGGGGTTTATGAACTGGTGGAACGCTATGACACGAACGCTTATCGGGTCGTCTATGCTGTCAAGCTAGGTATGAAAATCTATGTCCTGCATGCTTTCCAAAAGAAAGCGAAGACAGGGATTAAGACGCCGCAGCCTGATGTCGACTTGATCCGTAGACAATACGATCTGGCTGTAAAGATTGCTAAACAGGAGCAAGGGAAATGA
- a CDS encoding helix-turn-helix transcriptional regulator codes for MNEETGVFEGSGNVYADLGLADADELYMRAKIGVQVLNILKERHLKQREVADLLGIVQPDVSLLMRGRFNRFSTEKLLDFLKRLDQEVILVINSRSHHHQHQAGISLPL; via the coding sequence ATGAACGAAGAAACTGGCGTGTTCGAGGGCAGTGGCAACGTCTATGCCGACCTTGGACTGGCTGACGCCGACGAATTGTATATGCGGGCAAAAATCGGTGTCCAGGTATTAAACATTCTTAAAGAGCGGCACCTCAAGCAGCGGGAAGTGGCCGATCTTCTTGGCATTGTTCAGCCTGATGTTTCGCTGCTGATGCGGGGACGATTCAACCGGTTCAGCACCGAGAAGCTGCTGGATTTTCTGAAAAGGCTCGATCAGGAGGTCATCCTGGTCATTAATAGCCGCAGTCACCATCATCAGCACCAAGCAGGGATTTCTTTACCCTTGTAA
- a CDS encoding HigA family addiction module antitoxin has translation MSRTPIHPGEILADELSELGMSAAELSRILHVPTNRITQILKGQRAVTADTALRLSQWLGTSPEFWLNLQKSYELHLAEQEVGKEIRESIIPMPYKEPPSLHP, from the coding sequence GTGTCACGCACCCCGATTCACCCAGGCGAAATCCTTGCCGACGAACTGAGCGAGCTTGGCATGAGCGCCGCCGAACTCAGCCGCATCCTGCACGTTCCAACCAATCGCATTACTCAGATTCTTAAGGGTCAGCGGGCGGTGACGGCGGATACCGCCCTGCGCCTGTCCCAATGGCTAGGCACCTCTCCTGAATTCTGGCTCAATCTGCAAAAGAGCTACGAGCTGCATCTGGCAGAGCAAGAAGTAGGCAAGGAGATACGAGAAAGCATCATCCCAATGCCATATAAAGAACCGCCTTCCCTGCATCCTTGA
- a CDS encoding type II toxin-antitoxin system RelE/ParE family toxin: MGNSCHNGQMLPKYRDKRTAKFAAGERVKEFESFHKQAEKRLEILDAAVRKEDLMRLPSNRFEALRGDRQGQYSIRINAQWRICFEWAEGEEKPHHIEITDYH; this comes from the coding sequence ATGGGTAATTCTTGCCACAATGGGCAGATGCTTCCGAAGTATCGAGACAAGCGAACAGCCAAGTTTGCGGCAGGGGAAAGGGTCAAGGAATTTGAATCCTTCCACAAACAGGCAGAAAAACGCCTTGAGATTCTAGATGCTGCTGTCCGTAAGGAAGACCTGATGCGGCTTCCCAGCAATCGCTTTGAAGCCCTGCGTGGGGACAGGCAAGGTCAATACAGCATCCGCATCAACGCTCAATGGCGCATCTGCTTCGAGTGGGCGGAGGGAGAGGAGAAACCGCATCACATCGAAATTACCGATTACCACTAG
- a CDS encoding type II toxin-antitoxin system RelE/ParE family toxin — protein MVERDFDLEIEYSTRQWRKRHALEYAKEIRKLLRTIARTPYQYPLREEFGDEIRATYYKTTRILYCINEEEKEAKVLDVPSTCRNIRTDE, from the coding sequence ATGGTGGAGCGCGACTTTGACCTAGAGATCGAATACTCCACCCGCCAGTGGAGAAAGCGTCATGCTTTGGAATATGCCAAGGAGATTCGCAAGCTGCTTCGCACCATCGCCCGCACTCCTTATCAGTACCCCTTGCGTGAAGAGTTTGGCGATGAAATCAGGGCGACCTACTACAAAACCACTCGCATTCTTTACTGCATCAACGAAGAAGAAAAAGAGGCGAAAGTTCTTGATGTGCCAAGCACCTGTCGGAACATAAGAACGGATGAATAG
- a CDS encoding DUF6753 family protein has translation MPDNNGKTATDLLDRVLLGKPDETKAKVLELVLRLGISPEDELFLVMIALGQLQVLVEGAPNDWQALFVEFRGELAEWSEINLETLGSLIRKAEHEQILAEVSSKLVTTLLDLTAYSKELLTRLDKLPQPYNDSKLTSHLQEQSVRLRSIEAQQRTTTERLTRLSQTMNQKSNDKPALPYWAALLLGGIALFTFWNNAMLGGIQQRLNRQRTAMLHHFPAHSFDRVGDRPPGSVTNTEPLVPSGVHSEQAVSFRRISPERFTQ, from the coding sequence ATGCCTGACAACAACGGCAAGACCGCCACCGATCTGCTTGATCGCGTCCTGCTCGGCAAACCCGATGAAACCAAGGCCAAGGTGCTGGAACTGGTGCTTCGCCTGGGTATCAGCCCGGAGGATGAGTTGTTCCTAGTGATGATCGCCTTGGGGCAACTCCAGGTGCTGGTGGAGGGGGCCCCCAATGACTGGCAGGCACTGTTTGTTGAATTTCGAGGAGAATTGGCGGAATGGAGCGAAATCAATCTGGAAACCCTGGGCAGCCTCATTCGCAAGGCGGAACACGAGCAGATCCTGGCCGAGGTATCGAGCAAGCTCGTGACCACCTTGTTAGACTTAACGGCATACTCGAAAGAACTGCTGACACGGTTGGACAAATTACCCCAACCATACAACGACTCGAAGCTAACCTCACATCTACAAGAACAATCGGTGCGGTTACGCAGCATCGAGGCCCAGCAGCGCACGACCACGGAGCGGCTCACGCGCCTCAGCCAAACCATGAACCAGAAATCGAACGATAAACCCGCCCTGCCCTACTGGGCGGCTCTCCTGCTGGGAGGCATCGCCTTGTTCACCTTCTGGAACAACGCCATGCTAGGCGGCATCCAGCAGCGCCTGAACAGACAGCGAACCGCCATGCTGCACCACTTTCCAGCTCATTCCTTCGACCGTGTTGGCGACCGACCGCCAGGGAGCGTCACCAACACGGAACCCCTTGTTCCATCAGGAGTGCACAGCGAACAAGCTGTATCCTTCCGCCGTATATCGCCTGAACGCTTTACCCAGTAA
- a CDS encoding IS6 family transposase, which translates to MNCPHCHSKHSSSLNRTNDLGYWMYQCQECKRYFNERTGTSFNFLELPTDIVFQVLLCRLRYKMSLRDVAEFFRLRGFEFTHETVRDGEERFAAVFAIQLRAKRKGKVSSSWDVDETYIRVKGKWCYLDRAIDRDGNLVDSMLSQKRDLEAAIAFFTEAIAVTGILPERVTTDGHAADPRAITEVLGTDVDHRVSDCLTNRIEQDHRGLKQRYYPMLGFKTFASAKRYCQAFDEVRNYFRPRSRMTEFVSLSTRRERFVTRVQKLQEIFQTA; encoded by the coding sequence ATGAACTGTCCCCACTGCCACTCTAAGCATTCGAGCAGCCTCAACCGGACAAATGACTTAGGCTACTGGATGTATCAGTGTCAGGAGTGTAAGCGCTACTTCAATGAGCGCACAGGGACATCGTTCAACTTTCTAGAACTGCCCACTGATATCGTATTTCAGGTGCTGTTGTGCCGGTTGCGTTACAAGATGAGCCTGCGGGATGTGGCCGAATTTTTCCGACTGCGGGGTTTTGAGTTCACCCACGAGACGGTGCGCGATGGGGAGGAGAGGTTTGCTGCGGTATTTGCTATTCAGCTGCGTGCCAAGCGCAAGGGAAAGGTGAGTTCGTCCTGGGACGTAGATGAAACCTATATTCGGGTCAAAGGCAAGTGGTGCTATCTGGATCGGGCTATTGACCGCGACGGGAATCTTGTCGATTCTATGCTAAGCCAGAAACGAGATTTGGAGGCGGCAATTGCTTTCTTTACAGAGGCAATCGCGGTGACAGGCATTCTACCAGAACGAGTAACTACGGACGGACACGCTGCTGATCCCAGAGCAATTACCGAAGTGTTGGGAACTGATGTGGACCACCGGGTGAGCGACTGCCTCACCAATCGTATTGAGCAAGACCATCGGGGGCTCAAGCAGCGCTACTACCCGATGTTGGGCTTTAAAACATTTGCATCAGCTAAACGATACTGCCAAGCATTTGATGAAGTCCGCAACTATTTCCGACCCCGTAGCCGGATGACAGAATTCGTGTCTCTATCGACAAGACGTGAGCGATTTGTTACACGGGTCCAGAAACTGCAAGAGATTTTCCAAACCGCCTAA
- a CDS encoding PQQ-dependent sugar dehydrogenase codes for MGISSPVKVDRDVPNAQGVERVTVVQGLEHPWSVAWLPDGTMLVTERPGRLRIVRNGALDPKPITEVPKVFAVGQSGLMDVSVHPRFAHNRLIYLTYSHGSRQANRTRIARARFDGKALQDLQVIFEVSQPKSGTQHFGSRIVWLADGTMLVAIGDGGNPPIQLGGDLIRKQAQNRRSRLGKIVRLNDDGSVPSDNPFVKSSDADPVVWSYGHRNIQGLTLDPTTGRVWATEHGSRGGDELNLIQAGKNYGWPTLSYSREYATGKPISQEQSRPGMVDPKVVWMTTIAPSGLAFYNGDRFPAWKGDLFAGGLVAQDVRRIDLDAAGNVVGQQSINIGQRVRDVRQGPDGLLYVLTDEQTGRLIRIEPTNM; via the coding sequence ATGGGTATTTCGAGCCCAGTGAAAGTTGACAGGGATGTCCCCAATGCTCAGGGGGTTGAGAGAGTAACCGTGGTGCAGGGTCTGGAGCATCCGTGGAGCGTTGCATGGTTGCCTGACGGGACTATGCTAGTGACTGAGCGACCAGGACGGTTGCGTATTGTCCGCAATGGCGCGCTCGACCCGAAACCCATTACTGAAGTCCCCAAAGTTTTCGCGGTTGGTCAAAGTGGTTTGATGGATGTATCAGTCCACCCGCGATTTGCTCACAACCGCCTGATCTACCTCACCTATTCGCACGGTTCCAGGCAAGCAAATCGCACCCGCATAGCGCGAGCCAGGTTTGACGGCAAAGCCCTGCAGGACTTACAAGTAATCTTCGAGGTCTCCCAGCCCAAGTCAGGGACCCAGCACTTCGGCTCGCGTATCGTCTGGCTGGCCGATGGCACGATGCTAGTTGCTATTGGCGACGGTGGTAACCCACCGATTCAACTAGGGGGCGACTTAATCCGCAAGCAAGCCCAGAACCGTCGCAGTCGTCTCGGCAAGATTGTGCGGTTGAATGACGACGGTTCCGTGCCAAGCGATAATCCCTTTGTGAAATCCAGCGACGCTGACCCAGTTGTGTGGAGCTACGGACATCGCAACATCCAGGGCTTGACTTTAGATCCTACTACTGGTCGGGTATGGGCAACCGAGCATGGCTCGCGAGGTGGCGATGAACTCAACCTGATTCAAGCGGGCAAGAACTACGGCTGGCCAACTCTCTCCTACAGCCGCGAGTATGCAACAGGCAAGCCAATCTCTCAGGAGCAGTCTCGACCAGGCATGGTGGACCCGAAAGTGGTGTGGATGACAACAATAGCGCCTTCAGGGCTAGCTTTTTACAATGGCGATCGTTTCCCAGCATGGAAAGGAGACCTATTTGCTGGTGGACTAGTTGCCCAGGATGTCCGACGCATTGACCTGGACGCTGCTGGTAACGTAGTAGGACAGCAGTCCATCAACATAGGTCAGCGCGTGCGCGACGTGCGGCAGGGCCCTGACGGATTGTTATATGTTTTAACAGATGAGCAGACAGGACGGCTAATTCGGATTGAGCCTACAAACATGTAG
- a CDS encoding IS630 family transposase, translated as MQWQAAIASGQVRVMFLDECHLLWGDICGYGWSRRNQRVDIEVKSTKQRQTYYGALDYLTKNFVVQEYSAGNEDNTIAFVEYLQTCYGASTRLILIWDGASYHRSGKVQQFLAQVNADLPQDEWQITCIRLAPNAPQQNPVEDIWLQAKQFIRKYARLCHKFRSVKLLFHLLTHLQTFDFPKAFMYGYCSCPI; from the coding sequence GTGCAGTGGCAGGCCGCGATTGCCAGTGGTCAAGTGCGAGTAATGTTTCTGGACGAATGCCATTTGCTGTGGGGAGATATCTGTGGCTATGGATGGAGCCGACGCAATCAACGGGTGGATATCGAGGTCAAATCAACTAAGCAACGGCAGACCTACTATGGAGCGCTGGATTATCTAACCAAGAATTTCGTTGTGCAAGAGTACAGTGCAGGCAATGAAGACAATACGATTGCATTTGTGGAGTATCTCCAGACCTGCTATGGCGCATCCACTCGGTTGATCCTGATTTGGGATGGAGCCAGCTACCATCGCTCAGGTAAGGTGCAGCAGTTCCTGGCTCAGGTGAATGCAGACCTTCCCCAAGACGAGTGGCAGATCACCTGTATTCGACTGGCTCCCAATGCCCCCCAACAAAATCCTGTCGAAGACATCTGGTTGCAAGCCAAACAGTTTATCCGCAAGTATGCTAGGCTATGCCACAAATTTAGGTCCGTCAAGCTCCTGTTTCACTTGCTGACTCATCTGCAAACCTTTGACTTTCCTAAAGCCTTTATGTATGGCTACTGTTCATGCCCTATTTAG
- a CDS encoding winged helix-turn-helix domain-containing protein: MDTLEQFIQSNRNPRELKRALAVQMSQRGHTYREIRDVLQVSLGFVTTCCQRYEANGVEGLKLNYWGTQGYLNPQQKQEILQWLAQKDAWLLEEVVQQIEDAYGVVYRSYQSYYALLKQAGFSWKKSHSAHPDKDETQVEEKKLKSWSYWCSGRPRLPVVKCE, from the coding sequence ATGGATACCCTTGAACAGTTTATCCAAAGCAATCGTAACCCTCGTGAACTCAAACGTGCCCTGGCAGTCCAGATGAGCCAGCGAGGTCATACCTATCGGGAAATCCGAGATGTGCTGCAAGTCTCGCTTGGGTTTGTCACAACTTGTTGTCAGCGGTACGAGGCGAATGGGGTTGAAGGCCTCAAATTGAACTACTGGGGAACGCAGGGCTATCTCAACCCTCAGCAAAAGCAAGAGATTCTGCAGTGGTTGGCACAAAAGGACGCGTGGCTGCTCGAAGAGGTAGTTCAGCAGATTGAGGACGCCTACGGGGTCGTTTATCGCTCTTATCAGAGCTACTACGCTTTACTCAAGCAAGCCGGATTCAGTTGGAAGAAGTCTCACTCGGCCCACCCGGACAAAGATGAGACGCAAGTGGAGGAAAAAAAACTGAAATCATGGAGTTACTGGTGCAGTGGCAGGCCGCGATTGCCAGTGGTCAAGTGCGAGTAA
- a CDS encoding GNAT family N-acetyltransferase, with amino-acid sequence MRKRSYTIRTMNRQEVDIAVDWAAAEGWNPGLYDADCFYTADCNGFLIGLLEDEPIATISAVKYGDSFGFLGFYIVKPEYRGKGYGMQIWNAALAYLSGRTIGLDGVVAQQDNYQKSGFTLAYRNVRYQGTGGGPFPMDSGIVQLSTLPFEWICAYDKPFFPDQRMQFLQCWIKQPQSTALGILQDDKLAGYGVLRICRSGYKIGPLFANSPELAELLLLALKAYAPEGAPIYLDSPAVNPAAAELAKQNNMSVVFETARMYSYKTPELPLERVFGVTTFELG; translated from the coding sequence ATGCGCAAGAGGAGCTACACAATTAGAACAATGAATCGTCAGGAAGTTGATATCGCTGTTGACTGGGCGGCAGCAGAAGGATGGAACCCAGGTTTGTACGATGCAGATTGCTTCTATACTGCTGATTGCAATGGTTTCCTGATCGGGTTGCTTGAGGATGAGCCTATTGCAACTATTTCGGCCGTGAAGTACGGTGATTCCTTTGGCTTCCTTGGTTTTTACATTGTCAAACCAGAGTACCGTGGCAAAGGCTACGGTATGCAGATATGGAATGCTGCTCTTGCTTACCTTAGTGGTCGTACTATCGGTCTTGATGGAGTAGTTGCTCAACAGGATAATTATCAGAAGTCTGGGTTTACATTGGCTTACCGAAACGTCCGATATCAAGGGACTGGCGGTGGACCTTTTCCGATGGATTCTGGAATTGTTCAGCTGTCAACGCTGCCTTTTGAGTGGATATGTGCTTACGACAAACCATTTTTCCCCGACCAGCGGATGCAGTTCCTACAGTGTTGGATAAAACAACCCCAAAGTACAGCACTAGGCATCCTACAAGATGACAAGTTAGCAGGTTACGGCGTTCTACGCATATGTCGCTCTGGATACAAAATTGGTCCGTTATTTGCAAACAGTCCAGAGTTGGCAGAACTCCTACTCTTAGCTTTGAAAGCATACGCCCCAGAAGGTGCTCCGATTTACCTAGACTCCCCGGCAGTGAATCCAGCAGCAGCTGAACTAGCGAAGCAAAACAATATGAGCGTCGTTTTTGAGACAGCCCGCATGTACAGTTACAAAACTCCTGAGCTGCCCTTAGAGCGCGTGTTCGGCGTGACGACTTTTGAACTGGGGTGA
- a CDS encoding Uma2 family endonuclease, with translation MTAITLDLHSIVNLTDEQFYQLCRDNPNIKLERTHKGELVVMPPTGWGTGNRNIKLLTRLEIWTERDNTGIAFDSSTGFTLPNGADRSPDAAWVRRDRIEAINPDPDKFLPLAPDFVVELMSASDVLERTQAKMREYRDNGVRLGWLIYPKEQRVEIYRPRREVEVLQSPSSSSGEDVLPGFVLQLEGILF, from the coding sequence ATGACTGCTATCACCCTAGACTTGCATTCGATTGTGAACTTGACCGACGAGCAGTTCTACCAGCTTTGTCGGGACAACCCAAATATTAAGTTGGAGCGTACACATAAAGGTGAATTAGTTGTTATGCCACCAACGGGATGGGGGACAGGAAATCGTAATATCAAACTATTGACAAGACTGGAGATCTGGACGGAACGAGATAACACAGGAATCGCTTTTGACTCATCCACTGGCTTTACCCTCCCCAATGGTGCTGACCGCTCCCCTGATGCTGCCTGGGTGAGACGAGACAGAATCGAAGCCATCAACCCAGACCCAGATAAGTTTCTGCCCCTAGCTCCTGATTTCGTGGTGGAGTTGATGTCTGCTAGTGATGTGCTTGAGAGAACGCAAGCCAAAATGCGGGAGTATCGTGACAATGGCGTGCGCTTGGGCTGGCTGATCTATCCTAAGGAGCAGCGAGTTGAGATTTATCGCCCACGGCGTGAGGTAGAGGTATTGCAATCGCCCAGCAGTTCATCAGGGGAAGATGTGCTGCCAGGTTTTGTGCTCCAGTTGGAGGGGATTTTATTTTAG